A single window of Qipengyuania sediminis DNA harbors:
- a CDS encoding murein L,D-transpeptidase catalytic domain-containing protein yields MDRRKVLRTGAAALATLAVGPRAFAQVNPTAGRDAELLRIARAQVERAGAKLWRRDMVAIADFGLHSAYERFHFVDLANNRVRSFHVTHGDGSDPQHDGWLKWYSNVEGSHCTSRGAYMTRSWYVGRFGTSIRLDGLDATNSNALDRAIVMHPADYARPEHIGRFGKLGRSNGCFAMGPAEFAEALIHLAGGRLLYAESLGLTPSGARVPPPIAQTDLLTRFPPQGTFERTNPGVF; encoded by the coding sequence ATGGACCGGAGAAAAGTCTTGCGGACGGGCGCCGCCGCGCTTGCGACGCTTGCCGTGGGGCCGCGCGCCTTCGCGCAGGTCAATCCCACCGCGGGGCGCGACGCGGAGCTGCTTCGGATAGCGCGCGCGCAAGTGGAGCGTGCGGGGGCCAAGCTGTGGCGGCGCGATATGGTGGCGATCGCCGATTTCGGCCTGCACAGCGCCTACGAGCGGTTCCATTTCGTCGATCTTGCGAACAATCGGGTGAGGAGCTTCCACGTCACCCATGGCGACGGCAGCGATCCGCAGCACGACGGCTGGCTCAAGTGGTATTCGAACGTCGAGGGCAGCCATTGCACCAGCCGCGGCGCCTATATGACGAGGAGCTGGTATGTCGGGCGCTTCGGCACTTCGATCCGGTTGGACGGACTGGACGCGACGAACAGCAATGCGCTCGATCGCGCGATCGTGATGCATCCGGCGGACTACGCCCGGCCCGAGCACATCGGCCGCTTCGGCAAGCTTGGCCGCAGCAACGGCTGCTTCGCGATGGGTCCGGCAGAGTTCGCTGAGGCGCTGATCCACCTCGCCGGCGGCCGGCTGCTCTATGCCGAGAGCCTGGGTCTGACGCCCAGCGGCGCCCGCGTCCCCCCGCCGATCGCGCAGACCGACCTGTTGACGCGCTTCCCCCCGCAGGGGACGTTCGAGCGGACCAATCCGGGGGTGTTTTAA
- a CDS encoding 2OG-Fe(II) oxygenase, translating to MADPARLAAIGEAVRARLLADPRAEPRGGHRADLFTLPGFLPQADCQALIDAIDAAAVPSTLYREGKTPGIRTSSTHYFRADPRALDLGQALDHLLGLERSQAETMQGQRYRVGEEYRHHCDFFREKRTHWQTERLRGGQRSWTAMLYLNAPQAGGATDFPKLGLAITPEPGMLVVWNNMDRAGRPNRAVLHAGTPVLAGVKHVITQWYRLHPRAPAGAG from the coding sequence ATGGCCGACCCTGCGCGGCTCGCGGCGATCGGCGAAGCGGTGCGGGCGCGCCTCCTCGCCGACCCGCGCGCCGAGCCGAGGGGCGGGCACAGGGCCGATCTGTTCACTCTGCCGGGATTCCTTCCGCAAGCCGACTGCCAGGCGCTGATCGACGCGATCGACGCCGCCGCCGTTCCTTCCACGCTTTATCGCGAGGGCAAGACGCCCGGCATACGCACCAGCTCGACGCATTACTTCCGCGCCGACCCGCGGGCCCTCGACCTCGGACAGGCGCTCGATCACCTGCTCGGCCTCGAACGCAGCCAGGCCGAGACGATGCAGGGTCAGCGCTACCGCGTGGGTGAGGAATACCGCCACCATTGCGACTTCTTCCGCGAAAAGCGCACGCATTGGCAAACCGAGCGGCTGCGCGGCGGGCAGCGGAGCTGGACCGCGATGCTGTACCTGAACGCGCCCCAGGCCGGCGGGGCGACCGATTTTCCCAAGCTCGGCCTCGCGATCACGCCCGAGCCGGGGATGCTGGTGGTTTGGAACAACATGGACCGGGCGGGCCGCCCCAACCGCGCCGTGCTGCACGCGGGCACCCCGGTTCTGGCGGGCGTGAAGCACGTCATCACGCAGTGGTATCGCCTCCATCCGCGCGCCCCCGCCGGCGCGGGTTGA
- a CDS encoding SDR family NAD(P)-dependent oxidoreductase, whose product MSAFGFESTADEVLAGVDLSGRTMLVTGGYSGLGHETARALGTRGAHVIISGRDATKLAAAADELAEVTRARIDTLVCDLASLASVREAAEEAQSRFPRIDVLINNAGVMAAPFGQTADGFETQFGTNHLGHFALTAGLMPLLENGSGQRIVNLSSRGHHIAPVDFEDPNFERRAYDPWQSYGQSKTANILFAVGLERRFGARGIHAFALHPGAIHTNLGRHMTESDMAALRARMARSAEQTGEAMTRFKTIPQGAATTCWVATAPELEGRGGLYAEDCHIAETDDVSATRGVRSYALDPAAAEQLWMLSEELTGVRF is encoded by the coding sequence ATGAGCGCATTCGGTTTCGAGAGCACTGCCGACGAGGTGCTGGCGGGTGTGGACCTTTCCGGCCGCACCATGCTGGTCACCGGCGGCTATTCCGGGTTGGGACATGAGACCGCGCGGGCGCTGGGCACGCGCGGCGCGCATGTCATAATCTCGGGCCGCGATGCGACCAAGCTCGCCGCGGCGGCGGACGAGCTGGCGGAAGTTACCCGCGCGCGGATCGACACGCTCGTCTGCGATCTCGCCTCGCTGGCCAGCGTGCGCGAGGCGGCGGAGGAGGCGCAGAGCCGCTTTCCCAGGATCGACGTGCTGATCAACAACGCCGGCGTCATGGCGGCCCCCTTCGGCCAGACCGCCGACGGGTTCGAGACGCAGTTCGGCACCAATCATCTCGGCCATTTCGCGCTGACGGCGGGGTTGATGCCTCTGCTGGAGAACGGCAGCGGGCAGCGTATCGTCAATCTGTCGAGCCGGGGGCACCACATCGCGCCGGTCGATTTCGAGGACCCCAATTTCGAGCGGCGCGCCTACGATCCCTGGCAGTCCTACGGTCAGTCGAAGACCGCCAATATCCTGTTTGCGGTGGGCCTGGAGCGGCGCTTCGGCGCGCGCGGGATCCACGCCTTCGCGCTCCACCCCGGCGCGATCCACACAAATCTCGGCCGGCACATGACCGAATCAGACATGGCGGCACTTCGCGCCCGGATGGCCAGGTCCGCGGAGCAGACCGGCGAAGCGATGACCCGCTTCAAGACCATCCCCCAAGGCGCCGCCACCACCTGCTGGGTCGCCACCGCCCCCGAGCTGGAGGGGCGCGGCGGCCTGTATGCCGAGGACTGCCATATCGCCGAAACGGACGATGTGAGCGCGACCAGGGGCGTGCGCTCCTACGCGCTCGACCCGGCAGCGGCGGAGCAGCTTTGGATGCTTTCGGAAGAGCTGACGGGCGTGCGCTTCTAG
- the ispG gene encoding flavodoxin-dependent (E)-4-hydroxy-3-methylbut-2-enyl-diphosphate synthase, protein MNAIRPWRTILRRPSRQIMVGRVPVGGDAPITVQTMTNTPTEDVPATIDQIRRCEEAGADIIRVSCPTEESTRHFDRITRAAAIPVVADIHFHYKRALEAADKGAACLRINPGNIGSADRVAEVVRAAKANGCAIRIGVNAGSLERDLLEKYGEPCPEALIESALDHIKLLQDHDFHQFKVAVKASDVFLAVAAYQGLAEAVDCPLHLGITEAGGLIGGTVKSAIGLGSLLWAGIGDTIRVSLSAEPEQEVRVGFELLKALGLRTRGVRVVSCPSCARQGFDVIRTVEALEERLQHIKTPLSLSVLGCVVNGPGEARETDIGLTGGGGGKHMVYLSGLKDHHVEDAEMLDHIVALVEAKAAEIEAAKLETEMSDAGRADSVTAGLLAAG, encoded by the coding sequence ATGAACGCTATCAGGCCCTGGCGCACCATCCTGCGCCGCCCCAGCCGCCAGATCATGGTCGGCCGCGTGCCCGTGGGCGGGGATGCGCCGATCACGGTGCAGACCATGACCAACACGCCGACTGAAGACGTGCCGGCGACGATCGACCAGATCCGCCGCTGCGAGGAGGCGGGGGCGGACATCATCCGCGTCTCCTGCCCGACCGAGGAGTCGACCCGTCACTTCGACCGGATCACGCGCGCCGCCGCCATCCCGGTGGTCGCCGACATCCATTTCCACTACAAGCGCGCGCTCGAGGCCGCCGACAAGGGGGCGGCCTGCCTGCGCATCAATCCCGGCAACATCGGCTCGGCGGACCGCGTGGCCGAAGTGGTCCGCGCCGCCAAGGCGAATGGCTGCGCGATCCGCATCGGCGTCAATGCCGGCAGTCTCGAGCGCGACTTGCTGGAGAAATACGGCGAACCCTGCCCCGAGGCGCTGATCGAAAGCGCCCTCGACCACATCAAGCTGTTGCAGGATCACGATTTCCACCAGTTCAAGGTGGCGGTGAAGGCCTCGGACGTGTTCCTCGCCGTTGCGGCCTATCAGGGCCTGGCTGAGGCGGTGGACTGCCCCCTGCATCTCGGTATCACGGAGGCCGGCGGGCTGATCGGCGGCACGGTCAAGAGCGCGATCGGGCTCGGCAGCCTGCTGTGGGCGGGGATCGGCGACACCATCCGCGTCTCGCTTTCCGCCGAGCCCGAGCAGGAGGTGCGCGTCGGATTCGAACTGCTGAAGGCGCTGGGCCTTCGCACCCGCGGTGTGCGCGTCGTCTCTTGCCCCTCCTGCGCCAGACAGGGCTTCGACGTCATCCGCACGGTCGAGGCGCTCGAGGAGCGGTTGCAGCATATCAAGACACCGCTGTCGCTTTCGGTGCTCGGCTGCGTCGTCAACGGCCCCGGCGAAGCGCGCGAGACCGATATCGGGCTCACCGGCGGGGGCGGGGGCAAGCACATGGTCTATCTCTCCGGCCTCAAGGATCACCACGTCGAGGATGCGGAGATGCTCGACCACATCGTTGCACTGGTCGAGGCCAAGGCGGCCGAGATCGAGGCGGCCAAACTGGAAACCGAGATGAGCGATGCCGGCCGCGCGGACTCGGTCACGGCGGGGTTGCTCGCCGCCGGATGA
- a CDS encoding CorA family divalent cation transporter → METRDPAAEPRLATGALLFGRVLDGEGGARPIGWEAAQGWTPARAGEVLWLHLHRTTPGLRDWLRCKLCLPEPTAELLVSDKTRPRAFREGDALVATLRDLNFNPGAEPEDMISMQLWSDGERVLTLRRDPQQSPNEICALLDRGEGPRDAGAMITQIAELMIDHLSGAVVDINDAIDRLEDNPQALAMEERATQIAEIRRDCLALQRHISPEHEALQQISRDAPEWFEPHDRREIAESIARLRRNLDDINISKESALVLQDELRARAQAVSQDATYKLGVMAGVFLPLTFFTGLLGSNVGGIPGSDHPLGFAGVIAACAVITVVILVIFHSRKWL, encoded by the coding sequence ATGGAGACGCGCGATCCTGCTGCCGAGCCACGCCTCGCGACCGGCGCCTTGCTGTTCGGCCGCGTGCTAGACGGCGAAGGTGGGGCGCGCCCGATCGGGTGGGAGGCGGCGCAGGGCTGGACCCCGGCAAGGGCGGGCGAGGTGCTGTGGCTGCACCTCCATCGCACGACCCCGGGCCTCAGGGACTGGCTGCGCTGCAAGCTCTGCCTGCCCGAGCCCACTGCCGAACTCCTCGTCTCCGACAAGACAAGGCCGCGCGCCTTTCGCGAAGGCGATGCGCTGGTGGCGACCTTGCGCGACCTCAATTTCAACCCCGGGGCCGAGCCCGAGGACATGATCTCGATGCAGCTGTGGTCCGATGGCGAACGGGTACTGACGTTACGCCGCGATCCGCAGCAGAGCCCGAACGAGATCTGCGCCCTGCTCGATCGCGGGGAGGGGCCGCGAGACGCGGGCGCGATGATTACCCAGATCGCCGAGCTGATGATTGATCACCTGTCCGGTGCCGTGGTCGATATCAACGACGCCATCGACCGTCTGGAGGACAATCCGCAAGCGCTCGCGATGGAGGAGCGCGCCACGCAGATTGCCGAAATCCGCCGCGATTGCCTGGCACTTCAGCGCCATATCTCGCCCGAGCACGAGGCGCTGCAACAGATCAGCCGCGACGCGCCCGAATGGTTCGAACCGCATGACCGGCGCGAGATCGCCGAATCGATCGCCCGGCTCAGGCGCAATCTCGACGACATCAATATCAGCAAGGAAAGCGCGCTGGTGCTGCAGGACGAACTGCGCGCCCGCGCCCAGGCGGTCAGCCAGGATGCGACTTACAAGCTCGGCGTGATGGCGGGCGTGTTCCTGCCGCTGACCTTCTTCACCGGGCTGCTGGGAAGCAATGTCGGCGGTATTCCCGGCTCGGACCATCCTCTGGGTTTCGCCGGCGTGATCGCGGCCTGCGCGGTCATCACTGTCGTCATCCTCGTCATCTTCCATTCCCGCAAGTGGCTGTAG
- a CDS encoding L,D-transpeptidase family protein: MVRTSVAALALAGAAMPLAAQQRAPQDLLPAAQKPAQNVDQAFGDMAQPTAGEVVQPLPAPPKPILATWSAAQARELVSFAERIGAEGLDPKDYKLAELKAAIAGGAGEALNAAASLTFQYLAEDLRDGRTPMEARRQWFVVDPDPDRMPTQGLLDRAVGGEGAAKVLASLNPVNPDYAKLRAELAAAKDPAKRKLIRANMDRWRWLPQALGRHYLVTNIPEQKLRLTVNNRIIKSYRTIVGKPGRTATPQLAEMVEAVIYNPTWTVPQSIVKGEGLGAKVLGNPGWAKANGYKGTKGENGFITVVQQPGPGNSLGLMKLDMPNEHAIFLHDTPARDLFAQDNRALSHGCVRVENAREVAMTMSMLGNMKTKDDIPKIQAEVSAITASGKYTRYPLANQWPVYLTYFTMASDVDGKMTSFADIYGRDAPVLASFDKPRVADRARKTKEEVVEIVDDLKTT; encoded by the coding sequence GTGGTTCGGACAAGCGTAGCGGCTTTGGCTCTGGCGGGGGCGGCCATGCCGCTCGCGGCTCAGCAAAGGGCGCCGCAGGACCTGCTGCCCGCCGCCCAGAAGCCCGCGCAAAACGTCGATCAGGCTTTCGGCGATATGGCGCAGCCCACGGCGGGCGAAGTGGTGCAGCCGCTCCCCGCGCCGCCCAAACCGATCCTCGCGACCTGGTCCGCAGCGCAGGCGCGCGAGCTGGTGAGCTTCGCGGAACGGATTGGCGCAGAGGGGCTCGATCCCAAGGATTACAAGCTTGCCGAGCTCAAGGCGGCGATCGCCGGCGGGGCGGGCGAGGCGCTGAACGCCGCCGCCAGCCTGACATTCCAGTACCTCGCCGAGGATCTGCGCGACGGGCGCACCCCGATGGAGGCGCGGCGGCAGTGGTTCGTGGTCGATCCCGATCCCGATCGGATGCCGACGCAAGGTTTGCTCGACCGCGCGGTCGGCGGCGAGGGGGCGGCCAAGGTGCTCGCCTCGCTCAATCCGGTGAACCCCGATTACGCCAAGCTGCGCGCCGAGCTGGCCGCGGCGAAGGACCCTGCCAAGCGCAAGCTGATCCGCGCCAATATGGACCGCTGGCGCTGGCTGCCGCAGGCGCTGGGACGGCATTATCTGGTCACCAATATCCCCGAGCAGAAGCTGCGGCTGACGGTCAACAACCGTATCATCAAGAGCTACCGCACCATCGTCGGCAAGCCCGGCCGCACCGCGACGCCGCAGCTCGCCGAGATGGTCGAAGCGGTGATCTACAACCCGACGTGGACCGTGCCGCAGTCGATCGTGAAGGGCGAGGGGTTGGGCGCGAAGGTGCTGGGCAATCCAGGCTGGGCCAAGGCCAACGGCTACAAGGGTACGAAGGGCGAGAACGGCTTCATCACCGTGGTGCAGCAGCCCGGACCGGGTAATTCATTGGGGCTGATGAAGCTCGACATGCCCAACGAGCACGCGATCTTCCTTCACGACACTCCGGCGCGCGATTTGTTCGCGCAGGACAACCGGGCGCTCAGCCATGGCTGCGTCCGCGTCGAGAACGCGCGCGAGGTGGCGATGACCATGTCGATGCTCGGCAATATGAAGACCAAGGACGACATCCCGAAGATTCAGGCCGAGGTCTCGGCCATCACCGCCAGCGGCAAATACACTCGTTATCCGCTTGCCAATCAGTGGCCGGTCTATCTCACCTATTTTACCATGGCCTCCGACGTCGACGGCAAGATGACCAGTTTCGCCGACATCTACGGCCGCGATGCGCCGGTGCTGGCGAGCTTCGACAAGCCCCGCGTCGCCGACCGGGCACGCAAGACGAAGGAAGAGGTCGTGGAGATCGTGGACGATCTCAAGACGACTTAA
- a CDS encoding DMT family transporter — translation MRGANSLPILAALTGVALLSLMDAFMKDAALAIGALTAAWLRAVFGTALVLPLWLATGARRVPRDALALHLERGVVSCFMAVTFFFALTKLPLAETIAISFVAPLVTLYLARVLLGEAVTRAAVGGSLLGFAGTIVIVGDRLGSAGFDADTAWGLAAILLSSMLYAYNFIVMRRQSQVAGPVEVAVFHSGVAALLLALAAPFFFVRPDAGSAGYIAISAVLTVAGAMTLAWAYARAEAQKLVPMEYSGFLWASLFGWLFFREGVSPVTVFGTALIVAGCWIAARRQDTEQAVV, via the coding sequence ATGCGCGGCGCCAATTCCCTTCCGATCCTCGCCGCGCTCACCGGCGTCGCGCTCCTGTCGCTGATGGACGCCTTCATGAAGGACGCGGCGCTGGCGATCGGGGCGCTTACCGCCGCCTGGCTGCGCGCGGTCTTCGGCACCGCGCTCGTCCTTCCGCTATGGCTCGCGACCGGCGCGCGCAGGGTGCCACGGGACGCGCTGGCGCTGCATCTGGAACGCGGGGTGGTCTCCTGCTTCATGGCAGTGACCTTCTTCTTCGCGCTCACCAAGCTGCCGCTTGCCGAAACGATTGCGATCAGCTTCGTCGCGCCGCTGGTCACGCTTTACCTCGCACGCGTGCTGCTGGGGGAGGCGGTGACCCGCGCGGCGGTCGGCGGCTCGCTGCTCGGCTTCGCCGGCACCATCGTGATCGTGGGCGATCGCCTCGGCAGCGCGGGGTTCGATGCCGACACCGCCTGGGGGCTCGCCGCGATCCTGCTCTCCTCGATGCTCTATGCCTACAACTTCATCGTCATGCGGCGGCAATCGCAGGTGGCGGGGCCGGTGGAGGTGGCCGTGTTCCATTCGGGCGTGGCGGCGCTGCTCCTGGCGCTCGCGGCTCCGTTTTTCTTCGTGCGGCCCGATGCGGGATCGGCCGGTTACATCGCCATTTCGGCGGTATTGACCGTCGCCGGCGCGATGACGCTCGCCTGGGCCTATGCCCGGGCTGAGGCGCAGAAGCTGGTGCCGATGGAATATTCGGGCTTTCTGTGGGCGAGCCTGTTCGGCTGGCTGTTCTTCCGCGAAGGCGTCTCCCCCGTCACCGTGTTCGGCACGGCGCTGATCGTCGCCGGTTGCTGGATTGCCGCGCGCCGGCAGGATACGGAGCAGGCGGTGGTCTAG
- a CDS encoding GNAT family N-acetyltransferase — protein sequence MSSLVMLRPATPADVPALARLARESFVDAFGHLYRPGDLAAFIAETRTEASVARQLASPENRYRLAEDEGGTLIGFCKLRHPSDLKVHAARYDPIDLSQLYLAAGATGRGVGGALMDWALAEAAAGQHDAVLLSVYSGNSGAQRFYARYGFRKIADIHFRVGTQLDDEYLYEKTLGGPA from the coding sequence ATGAGCTCTCTCGTGATGCTGCGCCCTGCCACCCCTGCCGACGTGCCGGCGCTCGCACGCCTGGCGCGCGAAAGTTTCGTGGATGCTTTCGGCCATCTCTACCGGCCCGGGGACCTTGCCGCCTTCATCGCAGAAACCCGGACCGAGGCTTCGGTCGCGCGCCAGCTGGCAAGCCCCGAGAACCGCTATCGCCTGGCCGAAGACGAGGGCGGAACGCTGATAGGGTTCTGCAAGCTGCGCCACCCGAGCGACCTCAAGGTCCATGCCGCGAGATACGACCCCATCGACCTTTCGCAGCTTTACCTCGCCGCCGGCGCCACCGGACGAGGGGTCGGCGGCGCGTTGATGGACTGGGCCCTCGCCGAAGCGGCGGCAGGCCAGCACGACGCGGTGCTGCTGAGCGTATACAGCGGGAACAGTGGCGCGCAGCGGTTCTATGCCCGCTATGGCTTTCGCAAGATCGCCGATATCCACTTCCGCGTCGGCACGCAGCTCGACGACGAATATCTCTACGAAAAGACCCTGGGAGGCCCCGCATGA
- the acnA gene encoding aconitate hydratase AcnA, with amino-acid sequence MTEVGKDTLETRSTLTVNGKDYAYYSFAKAAEKIGPVDKLPFTLKVLLENMLRFEDGGFTVGEDHIRAIAAWQYNPRTGREIQYRPARVLLQDFTGVPCVVDLAAMRDGIAKLGGDTAKINPQVPVNLVIDHSVMVDEFGHPRAFANNMALEYARNAERYDFLKWGSKSFRNFSAVPPGTGICHQVNLEHIAKGVWFGEDQSGALVAYPDTCVGTDSHTTMINGMGVLGWGVGGIEAEAAMLGQPVSMLIPEVVGFQLTGAMAEGVTATDLVLTCTQMLRAAGVVGRFVEFYGPGVSALSLADRATIANMAPEYGATCGFFGIDGKTIDYLRLTGRPEEEIALTEAYSREQGLWFTPESEPVFTRTLHLDMGSVVPSLAGPKRPQDKVALPAVDELFNDQLSELYGKKAPKRAKVAGAEHDVGDGDVVIAAITSCTNTSNPDVMVAAGLVAKKANERGLQPKPWVKTSLAPGSQVVTDYLEKAGLQEHLDAIGFDLVGYGCTTCIGNSGPLAEPISQAINSNDIVAASVLSGNRNFEGRVSPDVRANFLASPPLVVAYALKGTVTEDMVATPLGQDRWGTDVYLKDVWPSNAEIAEVRAGAITREMFLARYADVYKGDAHWQAIDVTGSDTYSWRPNSTYVANPPYFEGLETEPTPPADIVGAKPLLILGDSVTTDHISPAGSIKADSPAGKWLQERQVAPADFNSYGSRRGHHEVMVRGTFANIRIRNEMVPGVEGGLSRYEGQVMPVYDAAERYRADGTPLVVIAGKEYGTGSSRDWAAKGTFLLGIRAVIVESFERIHRSNLVGMGVLPLQFREGETRASLGLTGGESFTIRGLADLEPGQELVVEVSRADGRRDSFTALCRIDTANEMGYFRNGGILPYVLRKLAA; translated from the coding sequence ATGACCGAGGTCGGCAAGGACACGCTCGAGACCCGTTCCACGCTCACCGTGAACGGCAAGGACTACGCCTATTACTCCTTCGCCAAGGCGGCGGAAAAGATCGGGCCGGTCGACAAGCTGCCCTTTACCCTCAAGGTCCTGCTCGAGAACATGCTGAGGTTCGAGGACGGCGGCTTCACCGTCGGCGAGGATCACATCCGCGCGATCGCCGCCTGGCAGTACAATCCCAGGACGGGGCGCGAGATCCAGTACCGCCCGGCGCGGGTGCTGCTGCAGGACTTCACCGGCGTTCCCTGCGTGGTCGATCTCGCCGCCATGCGCGACGGGATCGCAAAGCTCGGCGGCGATACCGCCAAGATCAACCCGCAAGTGCCGGTCAATCTCGTCATCGACCATTCGGTGATGGTCGACGAGTTCGGGCATCCGCGCGCTTTCGCGAACAACATGGCGCTCGAATATGCGCGCAATGCGGAACGCTACGACTTCCTCAAGTGGGGCTCCAAGAGCTTTCGCAACTTCTCGGCCGTGCCGCCGGGGACGGGCATCTGCCATCAGGTCAATCTCGAGCATATCGCCAAGGGGGTGTGGTTCGGCGAGGACCAGTCTGGCGCGCTGGTCGCATACCCCGACACCTGCGTCGGCACCGACAGCCACACGACCATGATCAACGGCATGGGGGTGCTCGGCTGGGGCGTCGGCGGGATCGAGGCAGAAGCGGCAATGCTCGGCCAGCCGGTTTCGATGCTGATCCCCGAGGTCGTCGGCTTCCAGCTCACGGGCGCCATGGCGGAAGGCGTGACCGCGACCGATCTGGTGCTGACCTGCACGCAGATGCTGCGCGCTGCGGGCGTGGTCGGCCGCTTCGTCGAATTCTACGGGCCGGGCGTATCGGCCCTCAGCCTCGCCGACCGTGCGACCATCGCCAATATGGCGCCCGAATACGGCGCCACCTGCGGCTTCTTCGGGATCGACGGGAAGACCATCGATTACCTCCGCCTCACCGGCCGGCCAGAGGAGGAAATCGCGCTGACCGAAGCCTATTCGCGCGAGCAGGGGCTTTGGTTCACGCCCGAGAGCGAGCCGGTCTTCACTCGCACCCTGCACCTCGACATGGGCAGCGTGGTGCCCAGCCTCGCCGGGCCCAAGCGGCCGCAGGACAAGGTGGCGCTGCCCGCGGTGGACGAGCTCTTCAACGATCAGCTGAGCGAACTCTACGGCAAAAAGGCGCCCAAGCGCGCCAAGGTCGCTGGCGCGGAACACGATGTCGGCGATGGCGACGTGGTGATCGCCGCGATCACCAGCTGCACCAACACCAGCAACCCCGATGTGATGGTCGCCGCGGGTCTCGTCGCCAAGAAAGCCAACGAGCGTGGGCTCCAGCCCAAGCCCTGGGTCAAGACCAGCCTCGCGCCCGGATCGCAGGTGGTGACCGACTATCTCGAAAAGGCGGGGCTGCAGGAGCATCTCGACGCTATCGGTTTCGACCTCGTCGGCTATGGCTGCACCACCTGCATCGGCAACTCCGGCCCGCTGGCGGAGCCCATCAGCCAGGCGATCAACAGCAACGATATCGTCGCCGCCAGCGTGCTGTCGGGCAACCGCAATTTCGAAGGGCGCGTCAGCCCTGATGTGCGCGCGAACTTCCTCGCGAGCCCGCCGCTCGTCGTCGCCTATGCGCTGAAGGGGACGGTTACCGAGGATATGGTGGCGACCCCGCTGGGCCAGGACCGTTGGGGAACAGACGTCTATCTGAAGGACGTCTGGCCGAGCAATGCCGAGATCGCCGAGGTGCGGGCAGGCGCGATCACGCGCGAGATGTTCCTCGCCCGCTATGCCGACGTCTACAAGGGTGATGCGCATTGGCAGGCGATCGACGTGACCGGCAGCGATACCTACAGCTGGCGCCCGAACTCCACCTACGTCGCCAATCCGCCTTATTTCGAAGGGCTCGAGACGGAACCGACGCCTCCCGCCGATATCGTCGGGGCGAAGCCGCTGCTGATCCTGGGCGACAGCGTCACCACCGATCACATCAGCCCCGCAGGCTCGATCAAGGCCGACAGCCCGGCGGGCAAGTGGCTGCAGGAACGCCAGGTCGCGCCTGCGGACTTCAATTCCTACGGCAGCCGCCGCGGGCATCATGAGGTGATGGTGCGCGGCACATTCGCCAATATTCGCATCCGTAACGAGATGGTGCCTGGGGTCGAGGGCGGCTTGTCCCGCTACGAAGGGCAGGTCATGCCGGTCTATGATGCGGCTGAAAGGTATCGCGCCGACGGCACCCCCCTGGTGGTGATCGCGGGCAAGGAATACGGCACCGGCTCGTCGCGCGACTGGGCGGCCAAGGGCACCTTCCTCCTCGGCATTCGCGCGGTGATCGTCGAAAGCTTCGAGCGTATCCACCGCTCGAACCTCGTCGGCATGGGCGTGCTGCCGCTGCAGTTCCGCGAGGGCGAGACGCGCGCGAGCCTCGGCCTCACCGGCGGCGAAAGCTTCACGATCCGCGGGCTCGCCGATCTCGAGCCGGGGCAGGAGCTCGTGGTCGAAGTGTCGCGCGCCGATGGCCGCCGCGACAGCTTCACCGCGCTCTGCCGTATCGATACCGCGAACGAGATGGGGTACTTCCGCAACGGCGGCATCCTGCCCTATGTGCTGAGGAAGCTCGCCGCCTGA